The Pirellulimonas nuda genome includes a region encoding these proteins:
- a CDS encoding ATP-binding cassette domain-containing protein, translating to MFRLEKAGKSFGDVVALQPTDLEVERGRSTVLIGPSGCGKSTLLRLLVGLLTPSTGKVLFGDREITPDNVLELRREMGYVIQDGGLFPHLTARDNVALLARFLGWDAAKIDARVDELAELTRLPAGALDRFPTQVSGGQRQRVGIMRALMLDPPVMLLDEPLGALDPLVRYDLQEDLRQIFRSLGKTVVLVTHDMAEAAHFGDTVAILQSGRIVQQGPIRDLVERPANDYVRRFINAQRMTLDGSENGG from the coding sequence ATGTTTCGGCTTGAAAAGGCAGGCAAATCGTTCGGCGACGTGGTCGCCCTCCAGCCGACGGACCTAGAGGTCGAGCGGGGCCGCTCTACGGTGCTGATCGGCCCCAGCGGGTGTGGCAAGTCGACGCTGCTCCGGCTGCTGGTGGGGCTGCTGACCCCATCGACCGGGAAGGTGCTCTTCGGCGACCGCGAGATCACGCCCGACAACGTGCTCGAGCTACGGCGAGAGATGGGCTACGTTATTCAGGATGGCGGCCTGTTCCCCCACCTCACGGCCCGCGACAACGTTGCGCTGCTGGCGCGCTTTCTCGGTTGGGATGCGGCCAAGATTGACGCGAGGGTAGACGAGCTGGCCGAACTCACCCGGCTTCCGGCCGGCGCCCTCGACCGCTTCCCCACTCAGGTCTCGGGAGGGCAGCGTCAACGCGTCGGCATCATGCGGGCGCTGATGCTCGACCCGCCGGTAATGCTGCTCGACGAGCCCCTGGGCGCGCTCGACCCCCTCGTTCGGTACGACCTGCAAGAAGACCTACGGCAGATCTTCCGATCGCTCGGCAAGACCGTTGTGCTGGTGACGCACGACATGGCCGAGGCTGCCCACTTCGGCGACACGGTCGCGATCCTACAAAGCGGTCGCATCGTGCAGCAGGGGCCGATCCGCGACTTGGTCGAGCGTCCGGCAAACGACTACGTCCGCCGTTTCATCAACGCTCAGCGGATGACCCTCGATGGCTCGGAGAACGGCGGTTGA
- a CDS encoding 1-acyl-sn-glycerol-3-phosphate acyltransferase → MNTQPYQTPPKWWAPKLTPWWIGVSRQIRNRELRKQRFVNVEVRGVEHVRGALDRGAGVLITPNHSFHYDSYCLMRASDALRRPFFIMTAWQVFAMSGRFDRWSMQHAGCFSVNREATDLRAFRQATDILTHGPYPLVVFAEGDVFHTNDRVTPFREGAAAMALSAARKGSREVVCVPTAIKQWYVTDPLPSVRATVAALEARLLIRSPPDKQLVDRVYRIGEAVLALLEIEHLGAPQTGSVRQRREALVAALLDRLEGAQDVSRGEGDVPERVKLLRRKLIDARQNAAAAEDGPAQRSATAAMDDVQLVMRLYSYPNDYVRTQPSAERLAETIDKFEEDILEAELPSVRGDRRVVVEFGEPITAASDRSSRVSPAELTGKLHDSVQALLDRMNTQSPSPHVSA, encoded by the coding sequence ATGAACACCCAGCCCTATCAAACCCCGCCCAAGTGGTGGGCTCCAAAGCTGACGCCCTGGTGGATCGGCGTGTCGCGGCAGATCCGCAATCGCGAGCTGCGCAAGCAGCGCTTCGTTAACGTGGAAGTCCGTGGGGTCGAGCATGTCCGCGGGGCCCTCGACCGTGGCGCCGGGGTGCTGATCACCCCCAACCACTCGTTCCACTACGACTCCTACTGCTTGATGCGGGCCTCGGACGCCTTGCGGCGGCCATTTTTCATCATGACGGCCTGGCAGGTGTTCGCGATGAGCGGGCGCTTCGACCGCTGGAGTATGCAGCACGCCGGTTGCTTCAGCGTGAACCGCGAAGCGACCGACCTTCGCGCTTTCCGCCAAGCGACCGATATTCTTACCCACGGGCCCTACCCACTGGTTGTGTTCGCCGAAGGAGACGTCTTCCACACGAACGACCGCGTGACCCCGTTCCGCGAGGGCGCCGCGGCGATGGCTCTCTCAGCGGCCCGCAAGGGCTCGCGCGAGGTCGTTTGCGTCCCCACCGCGATCAAGCAGTGGTACGTCACGGACCCGCTCCCGAGCGTTCGCGCTACGGTTGCGGCGCTCGAAGCAAGGCTGCTGATCCGTTCGCCGCCCGACAAGCAGCTAGTGGACCGCGTTTATCGCATCGGCGAGGCGGTGCTCGCGCTGCTAGAGATCGAGCACCTCGGCGCTCCGCAGACCGGCTCGGTGCGCCAAAGGCGAGAAGCGCTTGTAGCGGCGCTGCTCGATCGGCTTGAGGGGGCGCAGGACGTCTCCCGGGGCGAGGGGGACGTTCCCGAACGCGTGAAGCTGCTCCGACGCAAGCTGATCGACGCCCGTCAGAACGCCGCGGCCGCCGAGGACGGGCCTGCCCAGCGGTCGGCGACCGCTGCCATGGACGACGTGCAGCTTGTGATGCGGCTCTACAGCTACCCGAACGACTACGTCCGCACGCAGCCCTCCGCCGAGCGGCTGGCCGAGACGATCGACAAGTTTGAAGAGGACATCCTCGAGGCGGAGCTCCCGAGCGTGCGCGGCGACCGCCGAGTCGTGGTAGAGTTTGGCGAGCCGATCACCGCCGCCAGCGATCGCTCGTCGCGCGTGTCGCCGGCAGAGCTGACCGGCAAATTGCACGACTCTGTCCAAGCGCTGCTCGACCGCATGAACACCCAGTCGCCGAGTCCGCATGTTTCGGCTTGA